In a genomic window of Nostoc sp. UHCC 0870:
- a CDS encoding rRNA large subunit pseudouridine synthase E — MTNNDRYIIFHKPYGVLSQFTQETPKHQTLKDYIDVPDVYAVGRLDWDSEGLLLLTNDGRLQHRLSDPRFGHERTYWVQVERIPDVDAITRLQTGVEIQDYRTRPAQVRLLPADPPVCDRHPPIRFRKNVPTAWLEMTLTEGKNRQVRRMTAAVGFPTLRLVRVSIAHLRLDGLALGEWRDLTLSEVKLLHNSPAKRGKNHS, encoded by the coding sequence ATGACTAATAACGATCGCTATATTATTTTTCATAAACCCTATGGTGTTCTGAGCCAGTTTACTCAGGAAACTCCCAAACATCAGACCCTCAAGGATTATATCGATGTACCGGATGTTTATGCTGTGGGGCGATTGGATTGGGATAGTGAAGGGTTATTGTTATTAACCAACGATGGGAGGTTGCAGCATCGTCTGTCTGATCCACGTTTTGGACATGAACGAACTTATTGGGTACAGGTAGAGCGCATTCCTGATGTAGATGCTATAACCAGATTACAAACAGGGGTAGAAATTCAAGATTACCGCACGCGACCAGCACAGGTCAGGTTATTACCAGCAGATCCGCCTGTGTGCGATCGCCATCCGCCGATTAGATTTCGCAAAAATGTGCCTACAGCTTGGTTGGAAATGACCTTAACAGAGGGTAAAAATCGCCAAGTACGGCGCATGACTGCGGCGGTGGGTTTTCCGACTTTGCGTTTAGTCAGGGTGAGCATAGCTCATTTGCGCTTAGATGGTCTAGCTTTGGGTGAGTGGCGAGATTTAACGTTATCGGAAGTTAAACTGCTACATAATTCGCCTGCAAAGCGGGGAAAAAATCATAGCTAG
- a CDS encoding PAS domain-containing sensor histidine kinase, with protein MSLNQRKRVAACPQISLWPQTHQLNILSANPSCLELVPEPVSNLELGLAEQLRHTQAELQRYRMLYENIPSVYLSLDVTGVILSVNQFGANCLGYTREQLIQQPILKLFGESEKQRLTDEFKALLTNTSEGAVNCGDFRLDCPLSQIKWVKVTLRFIPDYEVHKPVIIMLCEDITAHKQAEDTRQASESCPHTLIQNEQHDQVLIPDKLEEVESLTRLKEEFISTVSHELRTPLTNMKMAIQMLGIALHKEQKFVENAENSKAACYFEILNNECDREINLINNFLDLKRLERDSQPLVLEIIQLEQWLWQVLEKFKQRHFHLCQQNLSIKIPHSLPPLACDSFILERIVIELLTNACKFSPPDAAIMISAERKANNILLQVINSGVEIPSTELPRIFDKFYRIPTNDPTKQGGTGLGLALVQKLIKQLAGTITVDSGSNRTCFTIQLSLKG; from the coding sequence ATGAGCCTGAATCAGCGTAAACGCGTAGCTGCTTGTCCTCAGATATCGCTCTGGCCTCAAACTCATCAATTAAATATCTTGTCTGCAAATCCTAGTTGCTTAGAACTTGTACCTGAACCAGTCTCTAATTTAGAACTGGGGTTAGCTGAACAGCTACGCCATACCCAAGCAGAACTGCAACGGTATCGGATGCTGTATGAAAATATTCCGTCTGTGTACTTGAGTTTGGATGTAACAGGGGTAATTTTATCTGTTAACCAGTTTGGAGCTAATTGTCTCGGCTACACACGAGAACAATTAATTCAACAGCCCATTTTAAAATTGTTTGGCGAGTCAGAGAAACAAAGGCTAACTGATGAATTTAAAGCTTTATTGACAAATACCTCAGAAGGTGCGGTTAACTGTGGTGATTTTCGTTTAGACTGTCCCCTGAGTCAAATAAAATGGGTAAAAGTAACACTGCGATTTATACCTGATTATGAAGTTCACAAGCCAGTAATTATCATGCTTTGTGAAGATATTACTGCTCACAAGCAAGCGGAAGATACTCGGCAAGCCAGTGAGTCATGCCCCCATACACTGATACAGAATGAACAACATGATCAAGTATTAATACCAGATAAATTAGAAGAAGTAGAAAGCCTGACTCGCCTGAAAGAAGAATTTATCAGTACGGTTTCCCACGAATTACGTACACCCCTCACTAATATGAAAATGGCGATTCAGATGTTAGGAATCGCACTACATAAAGAACAGAAATTTGTAGAGAACGCAGAAAATTCTAAAGCAGCTTGCTATTTTGAGATTTTAAATAATGAGTGCGATCGCGAAATAAATCTTATTAATAATTTTCTCGATTTAAAGCGTCTAGAACGCGACTCTCAACCTTTGGTATTGGAAATAATTCAACTTGAGCAATGGCTGTGGCAAGTGTTGGAGAAATTTAAACAGCGTCATTTTCACCTTTGTCAGCAAAATTTAAGCATCAAGATACCGCACTCCCTACCGCCTCTAGCCTGCGATTCATTTATTTTAGAACGCATAGTCATAGAACTACTCACCAATGCCTGTAAATTCAGCCCGCCAGATGCAGCCATTATGATTTCCGCCGAGCGAAAAGCCAACAACATCCTCTTGCAAGTCATTAATTCCGGTGTAGAAATTCCTAGCACTGAATTACCCCGCATTTTTGACAAATTTTATCGTATTCCCACCAACGACCCTACCAAGCAAGGCGGTACAGGCTTAGGATTGGCATTAGTCCAGAAACTTATTAAGCAATTGGCTGGAACAATTACAGTTGATAGCGGGTCAAATCGTACCTGTTTTACTATCCAATTATCGTTGAAAGGATAA